The following proteins come from a genomic window of Streptomyces sp. NBC_00539:
- a CDS encoding aldehyde dehydrogenase family protein: MKAHDGMYIGGAWRPAAGRDRIEVVNPADEQVIGGVPAGTADDVDAAVRAARAALPGWASTAPAERAALIGALRDVLAARKSEFAETITAELGTTLGFAEAVHVGAPIGVAASYAELASSYAFEERLGNSTVLMEPVGVVGAITPWNYPLHQIVAKVAPALAAGCTLVLKPAEDTPLTAQLFAEAVHEAGIPAGVFNLVTGTGPVAGQALAAHEGVDLVSFTGSTAVGRQIGATAGAAIKRVALELGGKSANVILPGADLAKAVSTGVADVMRNTGQSCNALTRMLVHRDQYEEAVALAAAAVAKYATGDPTQPGTRVGPVVNAKQRDRVRAYIVKGVEEGARLVAGGPEAPHEHGYFVAPTVFADVTPEMTIAQEEIFGPVLSILRYEDEEDALRIANGTVYGLSGAVWAADEETAVAFARRMDTGQVDINGGRFNVLAPFGGYKQSGVGRELGPHGLAEYLQTKSLQF, encoded by the coding sequence ATGAAGGCCCACGACGGGATGTACATCGGCGGCGCGTGGCGGCCGGCCGCGGGACGCGACCGGATCGAGGTCGTCAACCCGGCCGACGAGCAGGTCATCGGCGGGGTCCCGGCCGGTACCGCCGACGACGTGGACGCCGCCGTACGAGCGGCCCGCGCGGCCCTGCCCGGCTGGGCGTCGACGGCCCCGGCCGAACGGGCCGCCCTGATCGGCGCCCTGCGCGACGTACTGGCCGCCCGCAAGAGCGAGTTCGCCGAGACGATCACAGCCGAGCTCGGTACGACGCTCGGCTTCGCGGAGGCCGTCCACGTCGGCGCTCCGATCGGGGTCGCCGCCTCCTACGCCGAACTCGCCTCCTCCTACGCCTTCGAGGAGCGCCTGGGCAACTCCACGGTGCTGATGGAACCGGTCGGTGTGGTCGGGGCCATCACGCCTTGGAACTACCCGCTGCACCAGATCGTTGCAAAGGTGGCACCCGCTCTCGCCGCCGGCTGCACCCTCGTCCTCAAGCCGGCGGAGGACACCCCGCTGACCGCACAGCTCTTCGCCGAAGCCGTGCACGAGGCGGGTATCCCGGCCGGGGTCTTCAACCTGGTGACCGGTACCGGCCCGGTCGCCGGGCAGGCGCTGGCCGCGCACGAGGGAGTCGACCTCGTCTCCTTCACCGGCTCGACCGCCGTCGGCCGGCAGATCGGCGCCACCGCCGGCGCCGCGATCAAGCGCGTCGCCCTCGAACTGGGCGGCAAGTCGGCCAACGTCATCCTGCCCGGAGCCGACCTCGCCAAGGCCGTCTCCACCGGCGTGGCCGACGTCATGCGCAACACCGGCCAGAGCTGCAACGCCCTCACCCGCATGCTCGTCCACCGGGACCAGTACGAGGAGGCCGTCGCCCTCGCGGCGGCCGCCGTCGCCAAGTACGCCACGGGCGACCCCACCCAGCCCGGCACCAGGGTCGGCCCGGTCGTCAACGCCAAGCAGCGCGACCGCGTCCGCGCGTACATCGTCAAGGGCGTCGAGGAGGGCGCGCGCCTGGTCGCGGGCGGCCCCGAGGCGCCGCACGAGCACGGGTACTTCGTCGCCCCGACCGTGTTCGCCGACGTCACGCCGGAGATGACCATCGCCCAGGAGGAGATCTTCGGCCCCGTGCTGTCCATCCTGCGCTACGAGGACGAGGAGGACGCCCTCCGCATCGCCAACGGCACCGTGTACGGGCTCAGTGGAGCCGTCTGGGCCGCGGACGAGGAGACCGCGGTCGCCTTCGCCCGCCGGATGGACACCGGCCAGGTGGACATCAACGGCGGCCGCTTCAACGTGCTCGCCCCCTTCGGCGGCTACAAGCAGTCCGGGGTCGGCCGCGAGCTGGGCCCGCACGGTCTGGCCGAGTACCTCCAGACCAAGTCCCTGCAGTTCTGA
- the soxR gene encoding redox-sensitive transcriptional activator SoxR, producing MPQIPGKVHELTVGQLSARSGAAVSALHFYEAKGLISSRRTSGNQRRFTRDALRRVAFVRAAQRVGIPLASIREALARLPEERTPTREDWAALSEAWRSELDERIKQLTRLRENLSDCIGCGCLSLKTCALSNPDDVFGERLTGSRLSL from the coding sequence GTGCCGCAGATTCCCGGAAAAGTCCACGAACTCACGGTCGGCCAGCTGTCCGCGCGCAGCGGCGCGGCCGTCTCCGCGCTCCATTTCTACGAGGCCAAGGGCCTGATCAGCAGCCGCCGCACCTCCGGCAACCAGCGCCGCTTCACCCGTGACGCGCTGCGCCGGGTGGCCTTCGTGCGCGCCGCGCAGCGGGTCGGCATCCCGCTCGCCAGCATCCGCGAGGCACTGGCCCGGCTCCCCGAGGAACGCACGCCCACCCGCGAGGACTGGGCGGCCCTGTCCGAAGCCTGGCGCAGCGAACTGGACGAGCGGATCAAGCAACTGACCCGGTTGCGCGAGAACCTCTCCGACTGCATCGGCTGCGGCTGCCTCTCGCTCAAGACCTGCGCGCTGTCCAATCCGGACGACGTCTTCGGTGAACGCCTCACCGGCTCCCGGCTGTCGCTGTAG
- a CDS encoding MaoC family dehydratase: MAEPRIFTSAEELRAGIGEQLGPSGWLEVDQKRIDLFADATGDHQWIHVDPERATAGPFGSTIAHGYLTLSLLPSLVPQIMRVEGMRMGINYGTNKVRFPAPVPVGSRLHATAVITDVTEAGGGVQVTATVTVEREGGDKPVCVAESVSRYYF; the protein is encoded by the coding sequence ATGGCCGAACCGAGGATCTTCACGTCCGCCGAGGAACTGCGCGCCGGGATCGGCGAACAGCTGGGCCCGAGCGGGTGGCTGGAGGTGGACCAGAAGCGGATCGACCTCTTCGCCGACGCCACGGGCGACCACCAGTGGATCCACGTGGACCCGGAGCGGGCGACCGCCGGACCCTTCGGCTCCACCATCGCGCACGGCTACCTCACGCTGTCGCTGCTGCCGAGCCTGGTGCCGCAGATCATGCGCGTCGAAGGCATGCGGATGGGCATCAACTACGGGACGAACAAGGTGCGGTTCCCGGCTCCGGTGCCGGTCGGGTCCCGGCTGCACGCCACCGCGGTGATCACCGACGTCACGGAGGCGGGCGGCGGCGTGCAGGTCACCGCGACCGTGACCGTGGAGCGGGAGGGCGGCGACAAGCCGGTGTGCGTGGCGGAGTCGGTGTCCCGGTACTACTTCTGA
- a CDS encoding TetR/AcrR family transcriptional regulator produces MCRMARPRKPLLSRDLIVEAAGALVDAEGLEAVSTRRLAAALGVSGPSLYNHFRTKDEILEAVADSVSGRVDLSMFDGGREWREALHDWAHSYRAALADHPNIVPVLARGPGRRPAGLRVADAVFGAMTQAGWPPAQATRIGALMRYFILGSAVASFARGFVDDRTAYDPGDYPHLGQAHLLAERQQEVDEGAFETGLSALLDGLALQYETLRQSS; encoded by the coding sequence ATGTGCCGCATGGCCAGACCGCGCAAGCCCCTCCTGAGCAGAGACCTCATCGTCGAGGCGGCGGGCGCGCTCGTGGACGCGGAGGGGCTGGAGGCGGTGTCCACCCGGCGGCTGGCGGCGGCGCTCGGGGTCAGCGGGCCTTCGCTGTACAACCACTTCCGCACGAAGGACGAGATCCTGGAGGCGGTGGCCGACTCGGTGAGCGGCCGGGTCGACTTGTCGATGTTCGACGGCGGCCGTGAGTGGCGGGAGGCCCTGCACGACTGGGCGCACTCCTACCGGGCCGCCCTGGCCGACCATCCGAACATCGTGCCGGTGCTGGCGCGGGGTCCCGGCCGTCGCCCGGCGGGGCTGCGGGTCGCGGACGCCGTGTTCGGCGCGATGACGCAGGCCGGGTGGCCGCCGGCCCAGGCGACCAGGATCGGCGCGCTGATGCGGTACTTCATCCTGGGCTCGGCGGTCGCTTCCTTCGCCCGGGGTTTCGTGGACGACCGGACGGCATACGACCCGGGCGACTATCCGCACCTGGGCCAGGCCCACCTGCTGGCGGAGCGGCAGCAGGAGGTGGACGAGGGCGCGTTCGAGACGGGCCTGTCGGCCCTGCTGGACGGTCTGGCACTCCAGTACGAGACGCTGCGGCAGTCGTCCTGA
- a CDS encoding CitMHS family transporter, whose translation MLTLLGFAMIGTFLVLIMMKKMSPIAALVLIPALFCVFAGKGAHLGDYVIDGVGKLAPTAAMLMFAIVYFGVMIDVGLFDPVVRAILRFCKADPMRVVVGTAVLAAVVSLDGDGSTTFMITVSAMYPLYKRLGLSLVVMTGVAATANGVMNTLPWGGPTARAATALKLDAADIFVPMIPALAMGLVCVLVLAYVLGVKERRRVGTLALPGEGAHEAVLVAEPAEAQPATVAAGAGAGAGAGAGAGAAAGVGSTPAARTGTGELASPRPMPAAAPPGGEGNADGMQGLDPNRPTLRPRLYWFNAALTVALLAAMIMELLPIPVLFLLGAALALTVNFPHMPDQKARVAAHADNVLNVAGMVFAAAVFTGVLTGTGMVKHMADWLVGAIPDGMGPHMALVTGLLSLPLTYFMSNDGFYFGVLPVLAEAGAAHGVSPLEIARASLVGQALHMSSPLVPAVYVLVGMAKVEFGDHTRFTVKWAALTSLVVLAAGMVFGII comes from the coding sequence TCCTGATCATGATGAAGAAAATGTCGCCCATCGCGGCCCTCGTCCTCATCCCCGCGCTCTTCTGCGTGTTCGCGGGGAAGGGCGCCCACCTCGGCGACTACGTCATCGACGGCGTCGGCAAACTGGCGCCGACCGCCGCCATGCTGATGTTCGCCATCGTCTACTTCGGCGTGATGATCGACGTCGGCCTCTTCGACCCGGTCGTGCGGGCGATCCTGCGGTTCTGCAAGGCCGACCCGATGCGGGTCGTGGTCGGCACCGCGGTGCTCGCCGCGGTCGTCTCGCTCGACGGCGACGGCTCGACCACCTTCATGATCACCGTTTCGGCCATGTATCCGCTCTACAAGCGGCTCGGGCTGAGCCTGGTGGTCATGACCGGCGTCGCGGCCACCGCCAACGGCGTCATGAACACGCTGCCCTGGGGCGGCCCCACCGCCCGTGCGGCCACCGCGCTCAAGCTCGACGCCGCGGACATCTTCGTGCCCATGATCCCGGCCCTCGCCATGGGGCTGGTGTGCGTGCTCGTCCTCGCCTACGTGCTCGGCGTGAAGGAACGCCGCCGCGTCGGCACCCTCGCGCTTCCCGGCGAAGGGGCGCACGAGGCCGTGCTCGTGGCGGAGCCCGCCGAGGCGCAACCCGCCACGGTCGCAGCCGGAGCCGGAGCCGGAGCCGGAGCCGGAGCCGGAGCCGGAGCCGCAGCCGGGGTCGGCTCCACCCCGGCCGCTCGCACCGGCACGGGCGAGCTCGCGTCCCCCCGCCCCATGCCCGCCGCGGCCCCGCCCGGCGGGGAGGGGAACGCAGACGGGATGCAGGGCCTGGACCCGAACCGGCCGACCCTGCGCCCCCGCCTCTACTGGTTCAACGCCGCCCTGACCGTCGCCCTCCTCGCCGCGATGATCATGGAGCTGCTCCCGATCCCGGTGCTGTTCCTGCTCGGCGCCGCCCTCGCCCTTACCGTCAACTTCCCCCACATGCCCGACCAGAAGGCCCGCGTCGCCGCCCACGCCGACAACGTCCTGAACGTCGCCGGGATGGTCTTCGCGGCAGCCGTCTTCACGGGAGTCCTCACCGGCACCGGCATGGTCAAGCACATGGCCGACTGGCTGGTCGGCGCGATCCCCGACGGCATGGGCCCGCACATGGCCCTCGTCACCGGACTGCTCAGCCTGCCCCTGACGTACTTCATGTCGAACGACGGCTTCTACTTCGGCGTCCTGCCGGTGCTGGCCGAAGCCGGCGCCGCCCACGGCGTCTCACCGCTGGAGATCGCGCGCGCCTCGCTCGTCGGGCAGGCCCTGCACATGTCCAGCCCTCTGGTTCCGGCCGTCTACGTACTCGTCGGCATGGCCAAGGTCGAATTCGGCGACCACACCCGCTTCACCGTGAAATGGGCGGCCCTGACCTCTCTCGTCGTCCTCGCGGCAGGGATGGTTTTCGGCATCATCTGA
- a CDS encoding TetR/AcrR family transcriptional regulator, whose product MDSAGAVETGGYQPWSEVTPDAARRLLVAAVETFAARGYHATTTRDIAARAGMSPAALYIHYKTKEELLHRISRIGHDKALEILETAADGPGTPAERLDEAVRSFVRWHAAHHTTARVVQYELDALAPEHRSDIVALRRQSDAAVRRILADGVRSGEFDVPDVPGTTLAVLSLCIDVARWFNVAGQRTPDEVGALYADLVLRMVAAQP is encoded by the coding sequence ATGGACAGTGCCGGCGCGGTCGAGACCGGCGGCTACCAGCCGTGGTCGGAGGTCACCCCCGACGCCGCCCGGCGGCTGCTGGTCGCCGCCGTCGAGACGTTCGCGGCGCGCGGCTACCACGCCACCACCACCCGCGACATCGCCGCCCGCGCCGGGATGAGCCCGGCCGCGCTCTACATCCACTACAAGACCAAGGAGGAGCTCCTCCACCGGATCAGCCGCATCGGCCACGACAAGGCGCTGGAGATCCTGGAAACGGCCGCCGACGGTCCGGGCACCCCGGCCGAGCGGCTCGACGAGGCCGTGCGTTCCTTCGTACGGTGGCACGCCGCGCACCACACCACGGCGCGGGTGGTCCAGTACGAACTCGACGCCCTCGCCCCGGAGCACCGCTCCGACATCGTGGCGCTGCGCCGGCAGAGCGACGCCGCCGTGCGCCGCATCCTCGCCGACGGCGTGCGGTCGGGGGAGTTCGACGTCCCCGACGTCCCGGGCACCACGCTCGCCGTGCTGTCCCTGTGCATCGACGTGGCCCGCTGGTTCAACGTCGCCGGACAGCGCACGCCCGACGAGGTCGGCGCGCTCTACGCCGACCTCGTGCTGCGCATGGTGGCGGCGCAGCCCTGA
- a CDS encoding Zn-dependent alcohol dehydrogenase, translated as MVRAAILPAVGAPLEIRDIVLPEPGPGQVRVRLAAAGVCHSDLSLTNGTMRVPVPAVLGHEGAGTVLAVGEGVTHVAPGDGVVLDWAPSCGECHHCRIGEVWLCANALTGVGAVYAHDADGTELHPGLNVAAFAEETVVAANCVLPAPEGIPLTEAALLGCAVLTGYGAVHHSAQVRPGESVAVFGVGGVGLAAVQAARIAQAGPIVAVDVSPAKEELARAAGATDFVLASDTTAKQIRALTSGQGADVAIECVGRAETIRGAWESTRRGGRTTVVGIGGKDQQVAFHALEIFHFARTLTGCVYGNSDPARDLPVIADHIRAGRLVLKDLVTDHITLDGIPGAFDDMLAGKGGRSLVVF; from the coding sequence ATGGTCCGCGCCGCCATCCTGCCCGCCGTCGGAGCCCCGCTGGAGATCCGGGACATCGTGCTGCCCGAACCCGGCCCCGGCCAGGTCCGGGTGCGGCTCGCCGCCGCCGGTGTCTGCCACTCAGACCTCTCCCTCACCAACGGCACCATGCGGGTCCCCGTCCCCGCCGTCCTCGGCCACGAGGGCGCCGGGACCGTACTCGCGGTGGGGGAGGGGGTCACCCACGTCGCACCGGGAGACGGAGTGGTGCTCGACTGGGCGCCGTCCTGCGGTGAGTGCCACCACTGCCGGATCGGCGAGGTGTGGCTCTGCGCCAATGCCCTCACCGGAGTCGGGGCCGTGTACGCCCACGATGCCGACGGCACCGAGCTGCACCCCGGGCTCAATGTCGCCGCCTTCGCCGAGGAGACGGTGGTCGCGGCGAACTGCGTGCTGCCCGCGCCCGAGGGGATCCCGCTCACCGAAGCCGCCCTGCTCGGCTGCGCCGTCCTCACCGGCTACGGCGCCGTCCACCACAGCGCCCAGGTCCGGCCCGGAGAGTCGGTCGCCGTCTTCGGCGTCGGCGGGGTCGGGCTGGCCGCCGTCCAGGCCGCGAGGATCGCGCAGGCGGGCCCGATCGTCGCCGTCGACGTCTCCCCGGCCAAGGAGGAGCTGGCGCGGGCGGCCGGAGCCACCGACTTCGTGCTCGCGTCCGACACCACGGCCAAGCAGATCCGCGCCCTCACGAGCGGTCAGGGGGCGGACGTCGCCATCGAATGCGTCGGCCGGGCGGAGACCATCCGGGGTGCCTGGGAATCCACGCGTCGCGGGGGCCGCACCACCGTCGTCGGCATCGGCGGCAAGGACCAGCAGGTCGCCTTCCACGCCCTGGAGATCTTCCACTTCGCCCGCACCCTCACCGGCTGCGTCTACGGCAACAGCGACCCCGCCCGCGACCTGCCGGTGATCGCCGACCACATCAGGGCCGGCCGCCTCGTCCTCAAGGACCTCGTCACCGACCACATCACCCTCGACGGCATCCCGGGGGCCTTCGACGACATGCTGGCCGGCAAGGGCGGCCGCTCCCTGGTCGTCTTCTAG
- a CDS encoding YiaA/YiaB family inner membrane protein, translated as MNETPVKQQNTGAYYGQAVASFATALAAVGLGIYNMDADGWVRAFLGIAVLYLTTSAFTLAKVIRDRQEVTQIVSRVDQARMEKIMTEYDPFSPKQPPGRPAA; from the coding sequence ATGAACGAGACACCGGTCAAGCAGCAGAACACGGGGGCGTACTACGGCCAGGCCGTCGCCTCCTTCGCCACCGCCCTCGCCGCTGTCGGGCTGGGCATCTACAACATGGACGCCGACGGCTGGGTCCGCGCCTTCCTGGGCATCGCGGTCCTCTACCTCACCACCTCCGCCTTCACCCTCGCCAAGGTCATCCGCGACCGCCAGGAGGTCACGCAGATCGTCAGCCGGGTCGACCAGGCCCGGATGGAGAAGATCATGACGGAGTACGATCCCTTCTCCCCGAAGCAGCCCCCGGGACGCCCGGCCGCCTAG
- a CDS encoding acyl-CoA dehydrogenase family protein: protein MNLELSEEQTAVRRLAREFTEREITPYAAEWDRAESVDRSIVKKLGDLGFLGLTVPEQYGGSGGDHLAYALVTEELGRGDSAVRGIVSVSLGLVAKTITAWGTEEQKRAWLPRLCSGDALGCFGLTEPGTGSDAGNLTTRATREGDAYVIDGSKMFITNGTWADVVLLFARTNDQPGHRGVSAFLVPADSPGLTRREIHGKLGLRGQATAELALDGVRVPASAMLGPEGKGFSVAMSALAKGRMSVAAGCVGIAQAALDAAVGYAAQREQFGKPIAQHQLVQELIADISVDVDAARLLTWRAADLIDRGQPFATEASTAKLFASEAAVRAASNALQVHGGYGYVDEYPAGKLLRDARVMTLYEGTSQIQKLLIGRARTGVSAF, encoded by the coding sequence GTGAATCTGGAGCTCAGCGAGGAACAGACCGCCGTACGCCGGCTCGCCCGCGAGTTCACCGAGCGGGAGATCACCCCGTACGCCGCCGAATGGGACCGTGCCGAGAGCGTCGACCGGTCCATCGTCAAGAAGCTCGGCGACCTCGGCTTCCTCGGCCTGACCGTCCCGGAGCAGTACGGCGGCTCGGGCGGTGACCACCTCGCCTACGCGCTCGTCACCGAGGAACTCGGCCGCGGGGACTCCGCCGTCCGCGGCATCGTCTCGGTCTCCCTCGGCCTCGTCGCCAAGACCATCACCGCCTGGGGCACCGAGGAGCAGAAGCGGGCCTGGCTGCCCCGCCTGTGCTCCGGCGACGCGCTCGGCTGCTTCGGCCTGACCGAGCCCGGCACCGGCTCCGACGCGGGCAACCTCACCACCCGCGCCACGCGCGAGGGGGACGCGTACGTCATCGACGGAAGCAAGATGTTCATCACCAACGGCACCTGGGCCGACGTGGTGCTCCTCTTCGCCCGCACCAACGACCAGCCGGGCCACCGCGGTGTCTCCGCCTTCCTCGTCCCGGCCGACAGCCCGGGCCTGACCCGCCGCGAGATCCACGGCAAGCTCGGCCTGCGCGGCCAGGCCACCGCCGAACTCGCCCTCGACGGCGTCCGCGTGCCCGCCTCCGCCATGCTCGGCCCCGAGGGCAAGGGCTTCTCCGTCGCCATGTCGGCGCTGGCCAAGGGCCGGATGTCCGTCGCCGCCGGCTGCGTCGGCATCGCCCAGGCGGCGCTCGACGCCGCCGTCGGGTACGCGGCCCAGCGCGAGCAGTTCGGCAAGCCCATCGCCCAGCACCAGCTGGTCCAGGAGCTCATCGCCGACATCTCCGTCGACGTGGACGCGGCCCGCCTGCTCACCTGGCGGGCCGCCGACCTGATCGACCGGGGGCAGCCCTTCGCCACCGAGGCCTCCACCGCCAAGCTCTTCGCCTCCGAGGCCGCCGTGCGCGCCGCGAGCAACGCCCTCCAAGTGCACGGCGGCTACGGGTACGTCGACGAGTACCCCGCCGGGAAACTGCTGCGCGACGCCCGCGTCATGACCCTGTACGAGGGCACCAGCCAGATCCAGAAGCTCCTCATCGGCCGTGCCCGCACGGGGGTTTCCGCCTTCTAG